The Muribaculum intestinale genome includes the window TGTGCGATTTTACCCCCAAAAGTAAAGTTTTGCGGGTGAAGACCAATCAATTACGCAATTAAAAAACAGATAAAATATAAATGGCAACACTTGAAAAAATCCGCAAGAGATCGACACTGCTCCTTGTTGTGGTAGGCGTCGCTCTTCTGGCATTCATCATCGGAGACTTCTTTACATCCGGACGCACTCTTTTCGGCACAGGTACCACTATAGCCAAAGTGGGTGACAGAAAAATTGACGTGCAGGATTTCCAGCGTCGCAATGAAGAGGCATCGCAGCAGATGCAGCAACAGCAGCCTAACAGCAAGATTGATCCTGCTGTCATGCAGGCTCAGGTGCTTCAAAGCATGATTCAGGAGTCGCTCCTTGATGAGGAAATGAATCGCCTCGGCATCACAGTCACCGATGCAGAACTTTCCAAGGCTATGACCGGCGCCAACGCTCATCCCTACATGATGCAGTTTGCCCGCCAGATGGGAGCCGAGAGCCCCGACCAGGTGTATGACTATGCATTCAATCCCACAAAATACAATCTTCCGGCAGAAACTGCCCAGCAGCTGCAGCAGATGTGGCTTGCTCAGGAAAACCAGATGAACCAGATGCTGAAGATTCAGAAGCTGCAGACTCTTCTTACCGGCGCTCTTGTGGCCAACGATCTTGACGCCAAGGAGTACTATGCCGGCAACGCTTCTACAAGTCATATCGCCTACGCTTCCAAGAATTTCAGCACAATGCCCGACGAAGAGTATCCCGTAAGCGACAGCGAACTCCGCGACGCCTACAACAAGGAGAAAGAGGCTTACCGTGTGGATGACGAGACCCGCCGCGCCAACTTCATCGTTGTCAACGTCGCTCCCTCGGCAGCCGATAAGGCCGAAGGCCAGGCGCTAGTTGACTCGGTTATCGTAAATCTCCGCAACACTCCCGCCATCGATGCTGTAGCCGGCGACACCAACTTCGGTGTCAACCGCACATCGTCGACAGCAGCCGCAGTAAGCAGCCCTGTACTCCGCGCTTTCCTCGCCGACTCGGCAGTAGGCGCAGTGGCCCAGATAAGCTATATCGACGATGAGTTCACAATCGCCAAACTTATCGGCAAGAAGAATGCAGTAGACTCAGTGAACCTCGACATCATCCAGTTCCAGGGCAATGCCGCCGCCCGCGACTCGCTCCTCGCCGCCCTCAACTCCGGCAAGACCGCAGCCGACGTGGCAGACACTCCCGGTGTGCTCGACAGCCGCTCTAATCTCTGGCAGACTCTTGCCTCGGCTCCCGACAATGATGTCAAGACTCGCATCCTTGAGGCTGGCAACGGCTACTTTATCGCCGACAGCGCCGCCAACATGGCAAGCATCATCCGTGTAAACTCAAAGAAGGCTCCTGTCACCATCTACGACTACGCTACAGTAAACTATAAGGTATATCCCTCCGACGCCACTGTCGACAAACTCAACGACGACCTCCAGGCTTTTGTAAGCGGTATCAGCAATGCCGACTCCCTTACCATGAGCAAGGCTATCGCAGCCGGATATACTCTCCAGCCCGCTACTGTCACAGCCAACTCCTATATGATAGGCAATGTGCCTTATACCCGCAATGTGGTAAAATGGGTGATGGACGCCAAGGCCGGTCAGGTAAGTCCCGTACTTCAGGACAGCCAGAACGACAATCTTATCGTAGTCGCTCTCAACGATATTGTGAAGCCCGGCTATATGCCGATGAACGACGAGGCCATCAGCGCCGCTCTTACCCGCAAGGTACGCAACGACAAGAAGGCCGCCGCCATTATCGAGCAGGTCAAGGGCAAGGCAAGCGACATCAACGGCTATGCACGTCTGCTTGGCTCGCAGGTCGACTCAACCGAAGTGACCTTTGGCCAGATGTACATCCCCGGTATCGGTGTTATGGAGTCGGCTCTCCTTGGTCAGGTGCCTGTGGCTCCCAAGGGGAAGGTTTCCGAGCCTGTACAGGGCAACAACGCAGTGTTTGTATATACCGTTTATGAGGTAGACAATCAGGGCCGTCCCTACAACTATCAGGAAAATGCCGCCCGCTTCAACCAGCAGTTCGGTTCTCAGGCCGTGATGCAGAATCTTATCGGCATCATGATGGAGAAGGAGAAGGTTGAGAACAACACTCTCAAATTCTATACTGAATAATTTTAGTTCCCTAATATTATACCCGGGATATCCGGATAGGCCGGATATCCCATTTTTATCCTAATTCATCTTCTTTGCTAACCTTTTGCCGGAACACTTACCTTACCATCATCCGGCAATACCTGAAACCGAGAAAAAACACAAGAGCACAATCTTCATCGCCGAAGGTTGTGCTCTTATTTTTTGGAGGATTGAGGGTGAGATGACTTCAAATTTTTAGACAGGGAATCTTGAGGATGGCGGCGAAATCAGTAGAGGCGGCGGGCGAAGAGAGTAAGGATTAGGCCACGTACTGACAGGTATATGATAAATGCGAGCCAGAGCCCGTGGTTGGCAAGCCGTGGAAATGCTATGGTCTCGGCAATGAAGAATGCTGCGGTGGCCATCGCCATAGACATAAGCATGCGCCGTGTGGCCGTGGTTCCGATGAATATACCGTCCCATGTGAACGCAAGAAATCCGGCAATCGGCACTGTTGCGGTCCAGAGCAGATACTCGTGAGCCATGGCGTTTATGCCGAGGTCGGAACTCAGCAGATGCAGTATCCGGTCTCCCGCAAGGATATATATGGCGCAGAATATTATTGCAACGGCGGCTCCCCAGCGTAGGAGGGCGCGTATGGCACGCCGCATCATCATGTGGTCGGCTGCTCCTTTATATCGTCCGGTGAGCGCCTCGCCGGCAAAGGCAAATCCGTCCATGAAATATGAGAATAATGTAAAAAACTGCATCAGCAGTGCGTTGACGGCAAGCATGCGTTCGCCCTGTATCGCCCCCATGCGTGTAAACCACATTGTTACCGACACAAGGCATACTGTGCGCAGAAATATGTCGGTATTGACCCGGAAGAAACGCTTCAGGCGCGGCATATCGAAGATATCGCGCAAAGGCGCGCGGGCGTCGGAACAACGCCGCAGAGCCAGAAGCAGCAGGACAGAGAATCCCGTCCATTGGGCTATCAGCGTTCCTGTGGCGATACCCGCTATCCCGAGGTGGAATATGTACACGAGCGAGAGGCTTGCGACTATATTGGTGACGTTAATCAATATGGATGTCCACATTGTCACCTTTGAGTTCTGCATTCCAAGAAACCATCCCGAAAGTGCGAAAGTGGCCAGATAGGGTGGGGCTCCCCATATCAGTATATGAAAGTATTCCGAGGCCAGCGCCGATGTGGTGTCGTCGGTGTCCATAAACCGAATAATCATGTCGCAAATCGGAGTGCGCAGAGCAATCATTGCCAAGCCGGCTATGATTGCCACAAGGAGAGCCTGCCGCAGTATGGTGGCAGTGGCGGCTGAATCGTCAGCGCCGTAGGCCTGTGCGGTCATGCCGCTGGAGCCCATGCGGAGGAACCCGAACAGCCAGTAGAGCATGTTGAACATCGAGCCGCCGACTGCTATGGCTGCGATATATACAGGCGCCCCCATGTGTCCGGCTATGGTCACATCCATCAGGGCCAGGAGCGGGGTGGTGATATTAGTGACAATCGAGGGCACCGCAAGCTGTAGAATGTTGCGGTTGACCCCCGATTGCATGGGAATAGGATGTATGTTCACGAAATATTGTTATTCCGAATTAGAGCATGTTTACATAACCATTCAGGCTTTCTTTGCGCGCATGCAGTCCCAAAGGAGATAAATTATAAGCAATGCATAAAGCACGATGCCGAGAGTCTGGGTGGTGGAGCCTGAAAGCGGATTGGTGTATTCGAATCCGCAGAAGCGTGTGAGCGCTGCGAACACTCCGAACAGAGCGCCTCCGGCGATGAGACCCGATGAGATGAGTGTGCCACGGTCGCGACGTGCTGCGTTTACAGCTTCATCCTTCGAGCGAGAGCCTACCCACCATGCTATGGCACCACCTACGAGGAGCGGTGTGTTGAGCTGGAGGGGGATAAACATGCCAAGGCAGAAGGCGAGGGCCGGTACGCCGAGCCAGTTGAGGATGAGAGCGAGTACCGCTCCGGCCATATAGAGAATCCATGGGGTGTCGCCGCCCATCATGAGAGGCTCGATGACGCGAGCCATGGCATTGGCCTGTGGAGCTGCGATGATGTCGGGGTTGGAGAAGTCGTACACCTTGTTCAAGACAAGTATCACACCGCCTACAGTGGCTGCGGAAACGAGTGTGCCGAGGAACTTCCAGCATTCCTGTTTGCGGGGTGTGGAGCCGAGCCAGTAACCGATTTTCAGGTCGGTGACAAAGCCTCCTGCCATCGACAGGGCGGTGCAGACAACGCCTCCGATTACCATTGATGCCACGATGCCCGATGTGCCGCTGAGGCCTACTCCCACGAATATTGCCGATGCTATGATGAGGGTCATCAGGGTCATGCCCGATACGGGGTTGCTGCCTACAATAGCGATGGCGTTGGCTGCCACTGTCGTAAACAGAAACGCGATTACGGCGACTACCACCCATGCCACAAGGGCCTGCCAGAAGGAGTGGATGACTCCGAACCAGAAGAACAGCAACACGGCTACGAGAGCTACTACAATCATGTATACAATCGCCTTCATGGAGATATCTGTCTGCCAGCGTACTTCTTTTGCAGCAGAGCTTTTACCCTTTAGCTCGCGTCCTGCAAGCCCTACGGCTTGCACGATAATGCCCCACGACTTGATGATGCCGAGCACTCCGGCCATGGCGATTCCGCCGATGCCAATCAGTCGGGCATAGTCGCTGAATATTGCTCCCGGAGCGAGCGATGTTATTTCAGGGGCGCCGTATGTGCCGATGAGGGGTATGAGCACCCACCATACGAAGAATGAGCCGGCACATATGATGAATGCGTAGCGTATGCCGATTATATATCCCAGACCAAGCAGAGCCGCGCCGGTGTTTACGCTGAATACGAGTTTGGTCTTCTCGGCCAGCGTAGCACCCCACTGCGATGCTATGGAGGTTACGTTTTCGGCCCACCATCCGAATGTGGCGAGCAGGTAGTCGTAGATACCACCGATGAGCGAGGCTATTACGAGTGTCTTGGCCTGAGAGCCGCCTTCGGCGCCTTTCCCTTCTCCGGAAATCAGCACCTGGGTTGTGGCTGTGGCTTCGGGGAAGGGGTATTTGCCGTGCATGTCCTTCACGAAATATTTGCGGAAGGGGATGAAAAAGAGTATGCCGAGTATACCTCCGAGAAGCGAGGAACAGAATATCTCGAGGAAGTTGACTGTGATTTCAGGATATTTGGCCTGAAGGATATAGAGAGCCGGCAGAGTGAAGATGGCTCCAGCCACAATTACGCCCGAACATGCTCCGATAGACTGGATTATTACATTCTGGCCAAGCGCATTGCGCTTTCCGAGCGCCCCACTGAGGCCTACGGCGATGATGGCAATCGGTATGGCCGCCTCGAATACCTGCCCCACGCGTAGCCCCAGATAGGCGGCAGCGGCAGAGAATATTACTGCCAGCACAAGGCCCATACCCACGGAGTAGGGTGTTACTTCCGGATAGTCGTGGGCCGGATGCATTACGGGTGTGTAGCTTTCATCGGCGGCGAGCTCGCGGAATGCGTTTTCCGGTAGTCCGGCGGGGCCGTTGTCGGCTGTCGTTGCGTCAAATCCGTCGGGATTGACATTTCCATGCGATTTTTTTTCAGACATTTCGATATGTGATAATTGATTCTTTTGCGCGAATTTAGCGAAAAATCATGAGAAAGAGGGCCGCCGTCATGGGATAGACATAAAAAAATCGCTCATCGCGTCGAATTACGCGGTGAACGATAGATTGTGGTCGGACCGATGGCGACTGTGTTTTCTTGATAAGTTGTGAGTAACCTCTGTATAGCCGTTGCGGTCGTTGCTTGAATTCTGCGTATGTCTGTCCCTGTATGTTTTTCGGGACAAGGAGCTATTATATAGCTTCCCTGATTGTCCGGGCTGAAGGATTGACGGCAACAATCTGTCCGTCGGGATTGATAAGGAATGCCTTCATGCCGGCTTCGAGGTGGTAGTTGCGGGCGAGACTGCTTCGCATCTGTCCATCCCCGACATAAAATTGTGACTTCGCGTTAAGGCCGTCCCTGCGCACTATCTCACGAAAAAGGCTTGACGAACGGTCGAAGTTGACCGCCAGGTGACGGAATTGCTCATTGCCTGCGCTATCTGTAGTTGCACTGTGTAGGCGTGAGTACTCTTTTGCGGCGAGCCTTGAAGAGGCATCGGCCGAACTCCAGAACTGGAGGAGTATCCACTCGCCCTTAAGGTTGTCGAGCTGCACGAGTGAATCGGCGCGTTCGATTTTGAATACCGGAGCTTTTGAGCCTTTGGCGCCATCGACGGCGCGGTCGGTAGCTGCGGTAAACAGGGCGATCAGAGCTGCGAAGAGCACAATGATAAACATTGGTTTCTTCATCAGTTTGTATTAATGTTAGCACTTACAGTCTGTCCGGTGCTTTAGGGGGAGATGCCGCGTTGCGCCTAATAAATGTGTGCAATCGTAAATAATGGCGGGCGCGGAGCTCCGGAAGTCTGTTGCCGATTTTCGGCGCGGGCCGGCCTCTGCCGGCTCGTTTCCGAACCTCTGTCCGGAGTGGATTTTTTATTTCCACAGTGCAAAGGTACGAAAAAGTACCCGTCTGTCCAAATCTATCCGTTGATAATGACCGTTTTAGCGCAATTAGTAGGCTGAAAACGCTCTCCGGGAGTGGGTTTTAACGACTTGGTTAATCTCTGTTAAAACCATGTTTTACAACATGGTTATACGGCAATTTTCGTCTTGCGTCAGTATGATTCCTTTATGTTGAGGAACGGTCCTTTTACTTGAATTCTTGTGGGGAATCCGGCTATCCACCTCTCGCCATTGTTGGCTATGAACGGGACAAACATCACATACGACCCGACTTCCTCTCCGCCGGCGAGAGTGAATCTCCAGTTGTATGGGAGCTTGTCGGCATCGATATTGTCACCTTTCATTAATATTATATCTCCGGCCTGACAGAAAACGGGTTTTTCCGGTATAGTGACAGGATTGCTGAAATCATACCTTTCGAGTACCTTCGGCAGCACGGGAGGGATATCTTCCGGACGACCGTATATATTGTTTACAAACCGGATTTGTCCGCTTGTATACCATATGTCGACTATCGGGTGGGATAATGTCCACCACGGCGCATGGCGAATGGTATCCATATATATTGTCTCGTCGCTGTCCACGTCTTTAAGCAGCATGGTTATTTGATGGTTTTCGTCAAATATCTTGAATTGCCATAGCAATACACCGGAGTAGAACAGGCATACGGAGATTAGCGATACTATAACGGCTGTTGTCGATGACTTTTGAAAGGGGTTGATTCCGAGTGATTTAACAGTGCGTAGGAGTAATATAATCAACAGCAGATTTAATCCGGTAGTGGCGCGCGCGGGAGCTTTTAATATGATTACCATTATTGCCGATATCGATGCCGTAAGAATCAGATATTGGTTCAACCTGTCGGAAATGATTGAGTTAAGTACCTGGCGGGATTTTCTGAACGGCAGAGCGGCGATTGCGACCGTAGACATGGCGAGGAGCACCGGTGTGGTTTTTACCAATGTTCTGAGATAGGGTAGGAGATGCTGTTGCGTCCTGGAGTCCATGACGGTGAAAAATCTCGTCCAAATAGCCGGAGAGCCTGCGCTGATGATAGTTCCGCACAAAAGCGCTATGTATACTCCCCACCATTGTCCCGGCATGGAAAAACGTCGGGTTGCTGCAATGACAGATAATGCGGCAAGCAGTGGCATTGAAAATCCTTCATGGAATACTCCTGTCAGAAATGCTACGAATATAATCAGGCAATAACGGGCGTTGCGGAACCGCCGGCCCGATCCGATGCGATACGCGGCCCATATGGTGGCGAGTGTCAGCAGGGTGGACGGAAAATAGTTGAGAGCATAGTCGATAAGCATGAGTGAGCTGTAGTCATGCCAGGGGAGGAGCAGTATGCAGCATATCCATACCGACATGAGAAGAAGCGGGCTGACGGGGCGGCTGCCGTTGACCAGACTTGCTGCTGACAGATATATGGCACAGATTATCACGGCAAGGATGATGGCCCAAGCCAATTTGGGCATCCATAGTACGACGGGCGCACACAGCATGTTGGCAAGCCGGCCGTTTTCATATAGCCATAAATCGCGTACATAGTTGCAGTAGCCCGACAGCGATGGCAAAATGCTCCCGTTGTTGGCGGTGAGGTATTTGTCCCAGAACATATAATCGTCAATCATAATCGGGCATAGCCACGAAAATGAAGCATATATCAGAATGATTGCCAGGATGATAATTGACATAAGCGTTGTGTCCTTGGCTAAAAGTCCTTTCATGTGCGTCGGTTTATGATGAGTTGATATATTGAACTATTATTTCAATCAGTAGCTGACGGCGGTAGTATTGTGCTGTCGATGCCGAGTGAGTCGAGGATGTAGCGCTTGTTGTCGGCGACAATCCATCTGTAGGAGAGTTCTGCCGCGCGTTGCTGTCTTGCGATACCGGCAGTGTCGCTCATTGCGTTGCCGGCGATGGAGCCATCGTGGCGCAGAGCGAATCCGGGGATTTCCCGCAGGAGGCTTTTGCCGAATCCATGCCATGTGACGGAGTCCCATAGCCCCATGGCATCGACGATGGTCGGGAACACGTCAATCTGTCCTACGGTTTCGTCGTTGGTGAACCCCGGTAGGCCGGAGTTGACGATGGTAAAAAGCAGCCGGTCGTCGGACATGGCGGGGCTAAGACACATCCTGCGTGCTTCGTGGTCGGAGACTATTACAACGATGGTGTTTTCACGGAGCGTGGTGTGCCATAGACGGTCAATGAATGTGCCAAGGGCCTTGTCGAAGACTGCGCATGCCTCCAGATAATTTTTGTCGGTATCCTCCATGTCGGGCACCTGTGAAATCCATGTTGTCGCCGGCGGGGCCTGGATATAAGGGTCGTGCATCGACAAGGTGGTGATTACCGCGATAAACGGCTCTTGCATTTCCGAAATTATATTGTAGGCTTTGCTCAGGAGTATGCTGTCGGCTTCGACCACCGGGTCATCGTCGGCCAGAGTGTGTCTCATCTCCTTGAATCCATATGCCTTGCTGGTTGAGGCATGATTCCATAATCGTGGATTTTCAGGGATTATCTCTATTGAATAATATGTATCGCGAAGCATTCGCGGTAATGACGGATATGGGCCTTCGGGCGATATGGCGCACATAGGGTCGGATGGCGACGGGTATATGCCGGTATTATACATCAGTTGTCCGTCGCTGCTTCGGCCGTTGCCGACCTGGGGACATACTGATGTGAATGTAATGGACGTAGAGTCGGCGATGAGCCGGTTGAGATTGGGCATCGCCTTTCTGTTGCCGGCGCTCCATTCGCAGGCGGTGGTGTTGAGCGACTCTACGATTATCATTATCAGATTCTTTTGCCGGAGAGTGCCGGGAGGGGATGTCTGATGTTCCGAATCATGCCATGTCTTTATTGCATTGATGTCTTCTGCTGACATCGCGGCGGCACCGGCAATGATGTTACAGGTATGCCATGCATCAATCAGATATGCGCCGGAGATGCCATGTCGGATGATGTCGGAGTAAAAGG containing:
- a CDS encoding OPT family oligopeptide transporter, whose protein sequence is MSEKKSHGNVNPDGFDATTADNGPAGLPENAFRELAADESYTPVMHPAHDYPEVTPYSVGMGLVLAVIFSAAAAYLGLRVGQVFEAAIPIAIIAVGLSGALGKRNALGQNVIIQSIGACSGVIVAGAIFTLPALYILQAKYPEITVNFLEIFCSSLLGGILGILFFIPFRKYFVKDMHGKYPFPEATATTQVLISGEGKGAEGGSQAKTLVIASLIGGIYDYLLATFGWWAENVTSIASQWGATLAEKTKLVFSVNTGAALLGLGYIIGIRYAFIICAGSFFVWWVLIPLIGTYGAPEITSLAPGAIFSDYARLIGIGGIAMAGVLGIIKSWGIIVQAVGLAGRELKGKSSAAKEVRWQTDISMKAIVYMIVVALVAVLLFFWFGVIHSFWQALVAWVVVAVIAFLFTTVAANAIAIVGSNPVSGMTLMTLIIASAIFVGVGLSGTSGIVASMVIGGVVCTALSMAGGFVTDLKIGYWLGSTPRKQECWKFLGTLVSAATVGGVILVLNKVYDFSNPDIIAAPQANAMARVIEPLMMGGDTPWILYMAGAVLALILNWLGVPALAFCLGMFIPLQLNTPLLVGGAIAWWVGSRSKDEAVNAARRDRGTLISSGLIAGGALFGVFAALTRFCGFEYTNPLSGSTTQTLGIVLYALLIIYLLWDCMRAKKA
- a CDS encoding thioredoxin family protein, whose amino-acid sequence is MKKPMFIIVLFAALIALFTAATDRAVDGAKGSKAPVFKIERADSLVQLDNLKGEWILLQFWSSADASSRLAAKEYSRLHSATTDSAGNEQFRHLAVNFDRSSSLFREIVRRDGLNAKSQFYVGDGQMRSSLARNYHLEAGMKAFLINPDGQIVAVNPSARTIREAI
- a CDS encoding MATE family efflux transporter, which produces MQSGVNRNILQLAVPSIVTNITTPLLALMDVTIAGHMGAPVYIAAIAVGGSMFNMLYWLFGFLRMGSSGMTAQAYGADDSAATATILRQALLVAIIAGLAMIALRTPICDMIIRFMDTDDTTSALASEYFHILIWGAPPYLATFALSGWFLGMQNSKVTMWTSILINVTNIVASLSLVYIFHLGIAGIATGTLIAQWTGFSVLLLLALRRCSDARAPLRDIFDMPRLKRFFRVNTDIFLRTVCLVSVTMWFTRMGAIQGERMLAVNALLMQFFTLFSYFMDGFAFAGEALTGRYKGAADHMMMRRAIRALLRWGAAVAIIFCAIYILAGDRILHLLSSDLGINAMAHEYLLWTATVPIAGFLAFTWDGIFIGTTATRRMLMSMAMATAAFFIAETIAFPRLANHGLWLAFIIYLSVRGLILTLFARRLY
- a CDS encoding LTA synthase family protein, coding for MRFLRNHIITHKSLLTLFAVDFTSALLLMATFLIIIKIPASNPVTFISHLLPEAILLTLPAILLWPRGRYITTTIFTLVAIFFFVNILYFRNFHNLITFSTLRLCTTVDSIILRSALSSIKWYDFILFIPPAITAITGFTAFDKTASTRISGKAKITVLILSAVIISLSQYKHFRDFTIYSISRGHMPENASLPEKTRLFFQNNASFYSDIIRHGISGAYLIDAWHTCNIIAGAAAMSAEDINAIKTWHDSEHQTSPPGTLRQKNLIMIIVESLNTTACEWSAGNRKAMPNLNRLIADSTSITFTSVCPQVGNGRSSDGQLMYNTGIYPSPSDPMCAISPEGPYPSLPRMLRDTYYSIEIIPENPRLWNHASTSKAYGFKEMRHTLADDDPVVEADSILLSKAYNIISEMQEPFIAVITTLSMHDPYIQAPPATTWISQVPDMEDTDKNYLEACAVFDKALGTFIDRLWHTTLRENTIVVIVSDHEARRMCLSPAMSDDRLLFTIVNSGLPGFTNDETVGQIDVFPTIVDAMGLWDSVTWHGFGKSLLREIPGFALRHDGSIAGNAMSDTAGIARQQRAAELSYRWIVADNKRYILDSLGIDSTILPPSATD
- a CDS encoding SurA N-terminal domain-containing protein, whose amino-acid sequence is MATLEKIRKRSTLLLVVVGVALLAFIIGDFFTSGRTLFGTGTTIAKVGDRKIDVQDFQRRNEEASQQMQQQQPNSKIDPAVMQAQVLQSMIQESLLDEEMNRLGITVTDAELSKAMTGANAHPYMMQFARQMGAESPDQVYDYAFNPTKYNLPAETAQQLQQMWLAQENQMNQMLKIQKLQTLLTGALVANDLDAKEYYAGNASTSHIAYASKNFSTMPDEEYPVSDSELRDAYNKEKEAYRVDDETRRANFIVVNVAPSAADKAEGQALVDSVIVNLRNTPAIDAVAGDTNFGVNRTSSTAAAVSSPVLRAFLADSAVGAVAQISYIDDEFTIAKLIGKKNAVDSVNLDIIQFQGNAAARDSLLAALNSGKTAADVADTPGVLDSRSNLWQTLASAPDNDVKTRILEAGNGYFIADSAANMASIIRVNSKKAPVTIYDYATVNYKVYPSDATVDKLNDDLQAFVSGISNADSLTMSKAIAAGYTLQPATVTANSYMIGNVPYTRNVVKWVMDAKAGQVSPVLQDSQNDNLIVVALNDIVKPGYMPMNDEAISAALTRKVRNDKKAAAIIEQVKGKASDINGYARLLGSQVDSTEVTFGQMYIPGIGVMESALLGQVPVAPKGKVSEPVQGNNAVFVYTVYEVDNQGRPYNYQENAARFNQQFGSQAVMQNLIGIMMEKEKVENNTLKFYTE
- a CDS encoding DUF6056 family protein, which translates into the protein MKGLLAKDTTLMSIIILAIILIYASFSWLCPIMIDDYMFWDKYLTANNGSILPSLSGYCNYVRDLWLYENGRLANMLCAPVVLWMPKLAWAIILAVIICAIYLSAASLVNGSRPVSPLLLMSVWICCILLLPWHDYSSLMLIDYALNYFPSTLLTLATIWAAYRIGSGRRFRNARYCLIIFVAFLTGVFHEGFSMPLLAALSVIAATRRFSMPGQWWGVYIALLCGTIISAGSPAIWTRFFTVMDSRTQQHLLPYLRTLVKTTPVLLAMSTVAIAALPFRKSRQVLNSIISDRLNQYLILTASISAIMVIILKAPARATTGLNLLLIILLLRTVKSLGINPFQKSSTTAVIVSLISVCLFYSGVLLWQFKIFDENHQITMLLKDVDSDETIYMDTIRHAPWWTLSHPIVDIWYTSGQIRFVNNIYGRPEDIPPVLPKVLERYDFSNPVTIPEKPVFCQAGDIILMKGDNIDADKLPYNWRFTLAGGEEVGSYVMFVPFIANNGERWIAGFPTRIQVKGPFLNIKESY